The following proteins are encoded in a genomic region of Actinomadura sp. NAK00032:
- a CDS encoding nitronate monooxygenase — MSEPAAPRIIQGGMGAGVSGWRLARAVARTGQLGVVSGVALDALLARGLQTGDEGGHLRRALAHLPLPGVAERVLERYFVPGGIEPGRRFRPVPKLGLRPNRTRDELTVAGNFAEVWLAKQGHGGPVGVNYLEKIQLATPAAAYGAMLAGADYVLMGAGIPSEIPALLDALAAGSPGKVTVDVAGADEGRPFAFDPASLAAPGTAAAARPRFLAIVSSPVLALYLHRSPATRPDGFVLEAAVAGGHSAPPRGRLRLDEGGEPVYGKRDRIDPAKVAALGLPFWLAGGHARPGAPDEARSAGAAGVQAGSVFALCRESGLDPELRRRLIGRALDGTLRVRNDPRASSTGFPFKVAELPGTLSEPEVYAARPRLCDLSYLRTPYLKADGAVGYRCPAEPVDAYVRKGGDAGDTAGRRCLCNGLVANTGRGQHRPDGYAEPPLLTLGQDLGFLPGLVRAAGADYSAADAVDYLLGR, encoded by the coding sequence ATGTCTGAGCCGGCCGCGCCGCGCATCATCCAGGGCGGCATGGGCGCGGGCGTCTCGGGCTGGCGGCTGGCGCGCGCCGTCGCGCGGACCGGGCAGCTCGGCGTGGTGTCCGGGGTCGCGCTGGACGCCCTCCTCGCGCGCGGCCTGCAGACCGGCGACGAGGGCGGCCACCTGCGCCGCGCGCTCGCCCACCTGCCGCTGCCGGGGGTGGCCGAGCGGGTCCTGGAGCGCTACTTCGTGCCCGGCGGGATCGAGCCGGGGCGGCGGTTCCGGCCGGTGCCGAAGCTCGGCCTGCGCCCGAACCGGACCCGCGACGAGCTGACCGTCGCCGGGAACTTCGCCGAGGTGTGGCTCGCCAAGCAGGGGCACGGCGGCCCGGTCGGCGTCAACTACCTGGAGAAGATCCAGCTCGCCACCCCGGCCGCCGCGTACGGGGCGATGCTGGCGGGCGCGGACTACGTCCTGATGGGCGCGGGCATCCCGAGCGAGATCCCCGCGCTGCTGGACGCGCTGGCCGCCGGGTCGCCGGGAAAGGTCACGGTGGACGTCGCGGGCGCCGACGAGGGCCGCCCGTTCGCGTTCGACCCGGCGTCGCTCGCCGCGCCGGGGACGGCGGCGGCGGCCCGGCCGCGGTTCCTGGCGATCGTGTCGTCGCCCGTCCTCGCGCTGTACCTGCACCGGTCGCCCGCGACCCGCCCGGACGGGTTCGTGCTGGAGGCGGCGGTCGCGGGCGGGCACAGCGCGCCGCCGCGCGGGCGGCTGCGCCTCGACGAGGGCGGCGAGCCCGTCTACGGGAAGCGGGACCGGATCGACCCCGCGAAGGTCGCCGCGCTCGGCCTGCCGTTCTGGCTCGCGGGCGGGCACGCCCGGCCCGGCGCGCCGGACGAGGCGCGCTCCGCCGGCGCGGCGGGCGTCCAGGCCGGCAGCGTGTTCGCGCTGTGCCGGGAGTCCGGCCTCGATCCGGAGCTGCGGCGCCGGCTCATCGGGCGGGCGCTGGACGGCACGCTCCGGGTGCGCAACGACCCCCGCGCGTCCTCGACCGGGTTCCCGTTCAAGGTCGCCGAGCTGCCGGGCACGCTCTCCGAACCGGAGGTGTACGCGGCGCGCCCCCGGCTGTGCGACCTGAGCTACCTGCGGACCCCCTACCTCAAGGCGGACGGCGCGGTCGGCTACCGCTGCCCCGCCGAACCGGTCGACGCCTACGTCCGCAAGGGCGGCGACGCCGGGGACACCGCCGGCCGCCGCTGCCTGTGCAACGGGCTCGTCGCGAACACCGGCCGGGGCCAGCACCGGCCGGACGGCTACGCCGAGCCGCCGCTGCTCACCCTCGGCCAGGACCTCGGCTTCCTGCCCGGCCTCGTCCGGGCGGCCGGAGCCGACTACTCCGCCGCCGACGCCGTCGACTACCTGCTCGGCCGATGA
- a CDS encoding TIGR04053 family radical SAM/SPASM domain-containing protein, translating to MKQIRVPRHDPADRPFIVIWEATRACPLACRHCRAEARPDRDPGELTTAEACGLMAQVASFGQPPPVFVITGGDPFQRPDLFDLVRHGTRLGLPVAVSPSGTPTLTEAGLTGLRDAGARAISLSLDGSTARIHDAFRATPGVYGWTLDAWRAARDLGLKVQINTTVAGHNLTDLPEIVRLVREMGALTWSAFLLVPTGRGRLLPGLDPHQVEDVLNFVYDAGAHVPARTTEAHHFRRIAVQREILARHGADHAAVLGLGPLYETLRRRLADLDLPVRRARRPPMDVGSARGFVFVSHRGTVHPSGFLPAAAGDVRREPLPGIYRDSPLFTGLRDTANLTGKCGACEFRTICGGSRSRALAVSGDPYAAEPWCSYEPGSFPYRDDLAAHGLPIQGAHRT from the coding sequence ATGAAGCAGATCCGCGTGCCCCGCCACGACCCCGCTGACCGGCCGTTCATCGTGATCTGGGAGGCCACCCGGGCGTGCCCGCTGGCGTGCCGGCACTGCCGCGCCGAGGCCCGGCCCGACCGCGATCCCGGCGAGCTGACCACGGCCGAGGCGTGCGGGCTGATGGCGCAGGTCGCCTCGTTCGGGCAGCCGCCGCCGGTGTTCGTCATCACCGGCGGCGACCCGTTCCAGCGCCCCGACCTGTTCGACCTCGTCCGGCACGGGACCCGGCTCGGGCTGCCGGTCGCGGTGTCCCCGTCCGGCACGCCGACGCTCACCGAGGCGGGCCTCACCGGCCTGCGGGACGCGGGCGCGCGGGCGATCTCGCTGAGCCTGGACGGGTCGACCGCGCGGATCCACGACGCGTTCCGCGCCACGCCGGGCGTCTACGGCTGGACGCTGGACGCCTGGCGCGCCGCCCGCGACCTCGGCCTGAAGGTGCAGATCAACACCACCGTCGCCGGGCACAACCTCACCGACCTGCCGGAGATCGTGCGGCTGGTGCGGGAGATGGGCGCGCTGACGTGGAGCGCGTTCCTGCTCGTCCCGACCGGGCGCGGCAGGCTGCTGCCGGGCCTGGACCCGCACCAGGTGGAGGACGTCCTCAACTTCGTCTACGACGCGGGCGCCCACGTCCCCGCCCGCACGACCGAGGCCCACCACTTCCGGCGGATCGCCGTCCAGCGGGAGATCCTGGCGCGGCACGGCGCCGACCACGCGGCCGTGCTGGGCCTGGGCCCGCTGTACGAGACGCTGCGGCGGCGGCTGGCCGACCTGGACCTGCCGGTGCGGCGCGCCCGGCGCCCGCCGATGGACGTCGGCTCGGCGCGCGGGTTCGTGTTCGTCTCGCACCGGGGGACCGTCCACCCGAGCGGGTTCCTGCCCGCCGCGGCGGGCGACGTCCGGCGGGAGCCGCTGCCCGGGATCTACCGGGACTCGCCGCTGTTCACCGGCCTGCGCGACACCGCTAACCTGACCGGGAAGTGCGGCGCCTGCGAGTTCCGGACGATCTGCGGCGGCTCCCGCTCGCGCGCCCTCGCGGTGTCCGGCGACCCGTACGCGGCCGAGCCCTGGTGCTCCTACGAGCCCGGGTCGTTCCCCTACCGGGACGACCTCGCCGCCCACGGCCTCCCGATCCAGGGGGCGCACCGGACATAA
- a CDS encoding PRC-barrel domain-containing protein encodes MFQVEDIREWRGRAVVDESGSKVGELEAVYVDTLTDQPAFATVKTGMPTRQRLVFAPLDGATLGPDHVRVAHPKKQIKNAPAIDTDGELLAADEGAVFAHYELAYEAAPDERRLARR; translated from the coding sequence ATGTTCCAAGTCGAGGACATCCGCGAATGGCGCGGCCGGGCCGTGGTCGACGAGTCCGGGAGCAAGGTCGGCGAGCTGGAGGCCGTCTACGTCGACACGCTCACCGACCAGCCGGCCTTCGCCACCGTCAAGACGGGCATGCCGACGCGGCAGCGGCTGGTGTTCGCGCCGCTCGACGGGGCGACGCTCGGGCCGGACCACGTCCGGGTCGCCCACCCGAAGAAGCAGATCAAGAACGCGCCCGCGATCGACACCGACGGCGAGCTGCTCGCCGCCGACGAGGGCGCGGTCTTCGCCCACTACGAGCTGGCCTACGAGGCCGCGCCGGACGAGCGCCGGCTCGCGCGCCGCTGA
- the chvE gene encoding multiple monosaccharide ABC transporter substrate-binding protein — MKHRKLVSLALGLGLALGMTACGSTQKTVDKEKADKKPAAGALVGVTMPTRSSERWIHDGDNLKKQLEQLGYKVDLQYAENDIPTQANQIDNQITKGARVLVIASIDGTALTTQLQKAADKGVPVISYDRLIRNSPNVDYYATFDNYKVGVLQATSLLIGLGLKKADGSEGTAKGPFNIEVFAGSPDDNNSSYFYNGAMDTLKPYLDKKALVVKSGQTDFKTIATLRWEAERAQKRMEDLLTRHYGGGTKVNGVLSPYDGLSIGILSALKSNGYGTPGQPYPIVTGQDAEVASVKSIIAGEQYSTVYKDTRQLAAVTVKMADAVLKGGKPEVNNVKDYDNGVKVVPSFLLNPVIVNKGNYKKELIETGYYTEAQLG, encoded by the coding sequence GTGAAGCACAGGAAGCTCGTCAGCCTGGCGCTGGGCCTCGGCCTCGCGCTCGGCATGACCGCGTGCGGCTCGACGCAGAAGACCGTCGACAAGGAGAAGGCCGACAAGAAGCCGGCGGCGGGCGCGCTCGTCGGCGTCACGATGCCGACCCGATCGTCCGAGCGCTGGATCCACGACGGCGACAACCTGAAGAAGCAGCTGGAGCAGCTCGGCTACAAGGTCGACCTCCAGTACGCCGAGAACGACATCCCCACCCAGGCCAACCAGATCGACAACCAGATCACCAAGGGCGCCCGGGTGCTGGTGATCGCCTCCATCGACGGCACGGCGCTCACCACGCAGCTGCAGAAGGCGGCCGACAAGGGCGTCCCGGTCATCTCCTACGACCGGCTGATCCGCAACTCCCCGAACGTCGACTACTACGCCACCTTCGACAACTACAAGGTCGGCGTCCTCCAGGCGACGTCCCTGCTCATCGGCCTCGGGCTGAAGAAGGCGGACGGCTCGGAGGGCACCGCCAAGGGCCCGTTCAACATCGAGGTCTTCGCCGGCTCGCCCGACGACAACAACTCGTCGTACTTCTACAACGGCGCCATGGACACCCTGAAGCCGTACCTCGACAAGAAGGCCCTCGTCGTCAAGAGCGGCCAGACCGACTTCAAGACGATCGCCACGCTGCGCTGGGAGGCCGAGCGCGCGCAGAAGCGCATGGAGGACCTCCTCACCCGCCACTACGGCGGCGGGACGAAGGTGAACGGCGTCCTGTCCCCCTACGACGGCCTGTCCATCGGCATCCTGTCGGCGCTGAAGTCCAACGGCTACGGCACGCCCGGCCAGCCCTACCCGATCGTGACCGGCCAGGACGCCGAGGTCGCCTCGGTCAAGTCGATCATCGCGGGCGAGCAGTACTCCACCGTCTACAAGGACACCCGGCAGCTCGCCGCGGTCACCGTGAAGATGGCGGACGCCGTGCTGAAGGGCGGCAAGCCCGAGGTGAACAACGTCAAGGACTACGACAACGGCGTGAAGGTCGTGCCGTCCTTCCTGCTCAACCCGGTCATCGTGAACAAGGGCAACTACAAGAAGGAGCTCATCGAGACCGGCTACTACACCGAGGCCCAACTGGGGTGA
- the mmsA gene encoding multiple monosaccharide ABC transporter ATP-binding protein, with protein sequence MTDAILRMRGITKTFPAVTALQDVNLEVRRGEIHAICGENGAGKSTLMKVLSGVHPHGDYTGEIEFEGAACRFSGIRDSEQHGIVIIHQELALSPYLSIAENIYLGNERRGRLGLIDWNRTNADAARLLERVGLRENPVTPAMDLGVGKQQLVEIAKALSKRVKLLILDEPTAALNDADSAHLLDLLRGLRDEGITCVIISHKLNEIRAIADSTTILRDGRTIETLDMAGDVSEDRIIAGMVGRDLRHRFPDRVPAIGEEVLRIEDWTVHSPTQHGRVVVDRASLTLRRGEIVGLAGLMGAGRTELAMSVFGRSYGTGISGRIYKDGAEVSVRTVTDAIRHGLAYATEDRKTYGLNLIEDVKRNISAAGLRGLARAGWVDAGREYATAERFRTEMNIKTPSVLTPAGQLSGGNQQKVVLSKWIFTDADVLILDEPTRGIDVGAKYEIYSIINRLADQGRAVLVISSELPELIGICDRLYAMAEGRITGEVTRAEATPERLMQFMTRQTQQIEETTA encoded by the coding sequence ATGACGGACGCGATACTGCGGATGCGCGGCATCACCAAGACCTTCCCCGCGGTCACCGCCCTCCAGGACGTGAACCTGGAGGTGCGGCGCGGCGAGATCCACGCGATCTGCGGCGAGAACGGGGCCGGGAAGTCGACGCTGATGAAGGTGCTGTCCGGGGTGCACCCGCACGGCGACTACACCGGCGAGATCGAGTTCGAGGGCGCGGCCTGCCGGTTCTCCGGCATCCGCGACAGCGAGCAGCACGGGATCGTCATCATCCACCAGGAGCTGGCGCTCAGCCCGTACCTGTCGATCGCCGAGAACATCTACCTCGGCAACGAGCGCCGCGGCCGGCTCGGGCTGATCGACTGGAACCGGACGAACGCCGACGCGGCGCGGCTGCTGGAGCGGGTCGGGCTGCGCGAGAACCCGGTGACGCCGGCGATGGACCTCGGCGTCGGCAAGCAGCAGCTCGTGGAGATCGCCAAGGCGCTGTCGAAGCGGGTCAAGCTGCTCATCCTGGACGAGCCGACCGCCGCGCTGAACGACGCCGACTCCGCGCACCTGCTCGACCTGCTGCGCGGGCTGCGGGACGAGGGCATCACCTGCGTGATCATCTCCCACAAGCTGAACGAGATCCGCGCGATCGCCGACTCCACCACCATCCTGCGGGACGGCCGCACCATCGAGACGCTCGACATGGCCGGCGACGTGTCCGAGGACCGCATCATCGCCGGGATGGTCGGCCGGGACCTGCGCCACCGGTTCCCCGACCGCGTCCCCGCGATCGGCGAGGAGGTGCTGCGGATCGAGGACTGGACCGTCCACTCCCCCACCCAGCACGGCCGCGTCGTGGTGGACCGCGCCTCCCTCACCCTGCGCCGCGGCGAGATCGTCGGGCTCGCGGGCCTGATGGGCGCGGGCCGCACCGAACTCGCGATGAGCGTGTTCGGCCGCAGCTACGGCACCGGCATCAGCGGCCGGATCTACAAGGACGGCGCGGAGGTCTCGGTCCGCACGGTCACCGACGCGATCCGGCACGGGCTCGCCTACGCGACCGAGGACCGCAAGACCTACGGCCTCAACCTCATCGAGGACGTCAAGCGGAACATCTCCGCCGCCGGGCTCCGCGGCCTCGCGAGGGCCGGCTGGGTGGACGCGGGCCGCGAGTACGCGACCGCCGAGCGGTTCCGCACCGAGATGAACATCAAGACGCCGAGCGTGCTCACCCCGGCCGGGCAGCTGAGCGGCGGCAACCAGCAGAAGGTCGTCCTGTCCAAGTGGATCTTCACGGACGCGGACGTGCTGATCCTGGACGAGCCCACCCGCGGCATCGACGTGGGCGCCAAGTACGAGATCTACTCGATCATCAACCGGCTGGCCGACCAGGGCCGCGCCGTCCTGGTGATCTCGTCCGAGCTGCCGGAGCTGATCGGGATCTGCGACCGCCTGTACGCGATGGCGGAGGGCCGCATCACCGGCGAGGTCACCCGCGCCGAAGCCACCCCGGAACGCCTCATGCAATTCATGACCCGGCAGACCCAGCAGATCGAGGAGACCACAGCATGA
- the mmsB gene encoding multiple monosaccharide ABC transporter permease, with amino-acid sequence MSSVASAGKAVEPPPAERPKPGRSLPVNLRQSGIYIAFALIVALFAVLTDGQLLSPQNISNIIVQNSYILILAIGMILIIIGGHIDLSVGSVVAVTGAIAAVLMVEHDVPWPLAILLTLLAGAAIGAWQGYWIAYFEIPAFIVTLAGMLVFRALTLTILGNQGIGPFPDEVRTIANGFLAGYLGNIGLGPLGGADLFTLLVALALVGGYVALGWRNRQGRIGYGQQVEPLPVFALRNALAVVVVMFMAVQLARFKNMPWVLVLLGVLVLGSTLVMNRAVFGRHVYALGGNPLAARLSGIKVKSVSFWLFVNMGVLSAVAGIVFAGRLNQAGPTAGNMFELDAIAAAFIGGAAVQGGVGKVVGAITGGLIMGVINNGMSLLGAPSERVMLIKGLVLLAAVAFDIWAKRRAGTSR; translated from the coding sequence ATGAGCAGCGTCGCGTCGGCCGGAAAGGCCGTGGAACCGCCGCCGGCGGAGCGGCCCAAGCCGGGGCGGAGTCTGCCGGTCAATCTGCGGCAGAGCGGGATCTACATCGCGTTCGCCCTGATCGTGGCGCTGTTCGCGGTGCTCACCGACGGGCAGCTGCTGTCCCCGCAGAACATCTCCAACATCATCGTGCAGAACTCCTACATCCTGATCCTGGCGATCGGGATGATCCTGATCATCATCGGCGGGCACATCGACCTGTCGGTGGGGTCGGTGGTCGCGGTGACGGGCGCGATCGCGGCGGTGCTGATGGTCGAGCACGACGTGCCGTGGCCGCTCGCGATCCTGCTGACGCTGCTCGCCGGCGCGGCGATCGGCGCGTGGCAGGGGTACTGGATCGCCTACTTCGAGATACCGGCGTTCATCGTGACGCTGGCCGGGATGCTGGTGTTCCGGGCGCTGACGCTCACCATCCTCGGCAACCAGGGCATCGGGCCGTTCCCGGACGAGGTGCGGACGATCGCGAACGGCTTCCTGGCCGGCTACCTCGGCAACATCGGGCTCGGGCCGCTCGGCGGCGCCGACCTGTTCACGCTGCTGGTCGCGCTGGCCCTGGTCGGCGGGTACGTGGCGCTCGGGTGGCGGAACCGGCAGGGCCGCATCGGCTACGGGCAGCAGGTCGAGCCGCTTCCCGTGTTCGCGCTGCGCAACGCCCTCGCCGTCGTGGTCGTCATGTTCATGGCCGTGCAGCTCGCCCGGTTCAAGAACATGCCGTGGGTGCTCGTCCTGCTGGGCGTGCTGGTGCTCGGCTCCACGCTGGTGATGAACCGGGCCGTGTTCGGCCGGCACGTGTACGCGCTCGGCGGCAACCCGCTCGCGGCGCGGCTGTCCGGCATCAAGGTGAAGTCGGTGTCGTTCTGGCTGTTCGTCAACATGGGCGTGCTGTCGGCCGTCGCCGGGATCGTGTTCGCGGGACGGCTCAACCAGGCGGGCCCGACGGCCGGGAACATGTTCGAGCTGGACGCGATCGCGGCGGCGTTCATCGGCGGCGCGGCCGTGCAGGGCGGGGTCGGCAAGGTGGTCGGCGCGATCACCGGCGGCCTGATCATGGGCGTGATCAACAACGGCATGTCGCTGCTCGGCGCGCCGAGCGAGCGGGTGATGCTGATCAAGGGGCTGGTGCTGCTGGCGGCGGTCGCGTTCGACATCTGGGCGAAGCGGCGCGCCGGGACGTCGCGCTGA
- a CDS encoding LacI family DNA-binding transcriptional regulator, which translates to MTATPPPARPGLRDVARLAGVSHQTVSRVFKNHPMVSPKTRDRVLAAAAQLDFRPNAAARALATGRSRTLGVVSFDTALFGPASIIAAIERTARAAEFFTSVASLESPGHGAVAGAVDRFRDQGVDGIIMIPGHVPPDEALRHLPGDLPTVLLGPPAAVPTVSADHYLAPMEATRYLLGLGHRTVHHLPGPDDWSEATERTRGWRDALTEAGAAVPDCAPGDWSARSGYERGRVLAADPGVTAVFAGNDQIALGLLWAIHESGRRVPDDVSVIGFDDIPEAAFLTPPLTTVRQDFTALGRHCVELLIAQLTGSEADAPKLVPSNLIIRRSTAPAR; encoded by the coding sequence ATGACCGCCACGCCACCACCGGCCCGGCCCGGGCTCCGCGACGTCGCCCGGCTCGCCGGGGTCTCCCACCAGACCGTGTCGCGGGTGTTCAAGAACCATCCGATGGTCAGCCCGAAGACCCGCGACCGGGTGCTCGCCGCCGCCGCGCAGCTGGACTTCCGGCCCAACGCGGCGGCGCGGGCCCTCGCCACCGGCCGGTCCCGCACGCTCGGCGTCGTCAGCTTCGACACCGCGCTGTTCGGCCCCGCGTCGATCATCGCGGCGATCGAGCGGACCGCCCGCGCCGCCGAGTTCTTCACCAGCGTCGCGAGCCTGGAGTCGCCGGGCCACGGCGCGGTCGCGGGGGCGGTCGACCGGTTCCGCGACCAGGGCGTGGACGGCATCATCATGATCCCCGGGCACGTCCCGCCGGACGAGGCGCTGCGGCACCTGCCCGGCGACCTGCCGACGGTGCTGCTCGGGCCGCCGGCCGCCGTGCCGACGGTGTCGGCCGACCACTACCTGGCGCCCATGGAGGCGACCCGGTACCTGCTCGGCCTCGGGCACCGGACGGTGCACCACCTGCCGGGGCCGGACGACTGGTCGGAGGCGACCGAGCGCACCCGCGGCTGGCGGGACGCGCTGACCGAGGCGGGCGCCGCCGTCCCCGACTGCGCGCCCGGCGACTGGAGCGCCAGGTCCGGCTACGAGCGGGGCCGGGTGCTCGCCGCCGACCCGGGCGTCACGGCGGTGTTCGCGGGCAACGACCAGATCGCGCTCGGGTTGCTGTGGGCGATCCACGAGAGCGGGCGCCGGGTCCCCGACGACGTCAGCGTCATCGGGTTCGACGACATCCCGGAGGCGGCGTTCCTCACCCCGCCGCTCACCACCGTCCGGCAGGACTTCACCGCCCTCGGGCGGCACTGCGTGGAACTGCTGATCGCGCAGCTGACCGGGAGCGAGGCGGACGCGCCGAAACTGGTCCCCAGCAACCTGATCATCCGGCGGAGCACCGCCCCGGCCCGTTGA
- a CDS encoding TetR/AcrR family transcriptional regulator codes for MNEPVKGLRAARVAETERRILRAARALFVRDGYHATTLTAVADHAGVGHRTVYVRFGTKAALLRHAVDVAVAGDTADRAVAERNWYQSALTGPALADRIEALVDGTAGLMERAGDLFDVVLQAQATEPELAEAFRAGRADTRELLRRFVRSARADGLLTETPDPEWQEETVALAGQAETYLLLRRTTGWAPAQYRDWLHRTLVQVLTA; via the coding sequence ATGAACGAGCCTGTCAAGGGACTTCGCGCCGCCCGGGTGGCCGAGACCGAACGGCGCATCCTCCGGGCCGCGCGGGCGCTGTTCGTCCGCGACGGCTACCACGCGACGACGCTGACCGCGGTCGCGGACCACGCCGGGGTCGGGCACCGGACCGTCTACGTCCGGTTCGGCACCAAGGCGGCGCTGCTGCGGCACGCGGTCGACGTGGCCGTGGCGGGGGACACCGCGGACCGCGCGGTCGCCGAGAGAAACTGGTACCAGTCGGCCCTCACCGGCCCGGCTCTCGCCGACCGGATCGAGGCGCTGGTCGACGGGACCGCCGGCCTGATGGAACGCGCCGGTGACCTGTTCGACGTGGTGCTCCAGGCCCAGGCCACGGAGCCCGAGCTGGCGGAGGCCTTCCGGGCCGGCCGCGCCGACACCCGCGAGCTGCTGCGCCGCTTCGTCCGGAGCGCCCGCGCCGACGGCCTGCTCACCGAGACGCCAGACCCGGAGTGGCAGGAGGAGACGGTGGCGCTGGCGGGGCAGGCGGAGACCTACCTGCTACTGCGGCGCACTACGGGATGGGCACCCGCGCAATACCGCGACTGGCTGCACCGCACCCTGGTGCAGGTGCTGACAGCGTAG
- a CDS encoding VOC family protein, translating to MNNDDTPALDGVHHLKLPVGDIERSRSWYASRLGYVTVIEFTGNGRTTGITMAHPDGGPMIGFVLDSERARRASGFDYFAIGVPGRAELERLAARLTALGEEHAGVHFATIGWILPGTHDPDGHEVRFYTTGHHTPIPADGTPLVVDDPIGTEAERRRAHAARGTDEPGTARSSRSDDRP from the coding sequence ATGAACAACGACGACACTCCTGCTCTGGACGGCGTGCACCACCTGAAGTTACCGGTCGGTGATATCGAGCGCTCACGCTCGTGGTACGCCTCCCGGCTCGGCTACGTGACGGTGATCGAGTTCACCGGGAACGGCCGGACGACCGGGATCACCATGGCCCACCCGGACGGCGGGCCGATGATCGGATTCGTCCTCGATTCCGAACGCGCCCGGCGGGCGAGCGGCTTCGACTACTTCGCGATCGGCGTGCCGGGCCGGGCGGAGCTCGAACGGCTGGCCGCCCGGCTCACCGCGCTCGGCGAAGAGCACGCCGGGGTCCACTTCGCCACCATCGGCTGGATCCTGCCCGGCACGCACGACCCCGACGGGCACGAGGTCCGCTTCTACACCACCGGGCACCACACCCCGATTCCCGCCGACGGCACGCCCCTGGTGGTGGACGACCCGATCGGCACCGAGGCCGAGCGCAGGCGCGCCCACGCGGCGCGCGGCACCGATGAGCCCGGCACGGCCCGGAGCAGCAGGTCAGATGACCGGCCGTAA